Proteins encoded together in one Amblyomma americanum isolate KBUSLIRL-KWMA chromosome 1, ASM5285725v1, whole genome shotgun sequence window:
- the LOC144100599 gene encoding uncharacterized protein LOC144100599 — MAALHAHVRYPAGARGGAVVGTAVSVTTARDEEDAGTRLRSPSPTTTISVPFHRVRAMASFNEKLVQEVKKHTQLWDQHSRLHKEAGYREAAWMEIAAALAVTVEECQTRWRTLRDTYLKRKKRRRAGANGQWSVLERDLGFLDDFLRPRTRRSTLNAAAPADVEVKQEQPGEDAETREAAVAAAAAPPQPWPLAMRPAAVMPDRLAAGGAAAQELSSDPEEFFCLSLAAHLKRLVPGERSIARMKMLETLHNLEFGDNIGEAALGEP, encoded by the exons ATGGCGGCGCTGCATGCGCACGTGCGGTATCCCGCGGGAGCTCGTGGTGGCGCTGTGGTGGGCACCGCTGTCTCAGTCACCACTGCAAGAGACGAGGAAGACGCTGGCACGCGGCTCCGAAGCCCGAGCCCGACGACAACGATCAGTGTTCCGTTCCATCGGGTCCGCGCAATGGCCTCATTCAACGAGAAGCTCGTCCAGGAGGTGAAGAAGCACACGCAGCTCTGGGACCAGCACTCCAGGCTGCACAAGGAGGCCGGCTACCGGGAGGCCGCCTGGATGGAAATCGCCGCCGCGCTGGCCGTGACCG TGGAGGAGTGCCAGACCCGGTGGCGCACCCTCCGGGACACGTACCTCAAGCGCAAGAAGCGCCGGCGCGCCGGCGCCAACGGGCAGTGGAGCGTGCTGGAGCGTGATCTCGGCTTCCTCGATGACTTCCTGAGGCCGCGAAC GAGGCGCTCGACGCTGAACGCGGCGGCCCCGGCCGATGTGGAAGTCAAACAGGAGCAGCCCGGCGAAGACGCCGAAACGCGCGAGGCAGCggtggctgcggcagcagcacCACCTCAGCCCTGGCCTCTGGCCATGCGGCCGGCTGCCGTGATGCCGGATCGCCTGGCGGCAGGGGGCGCGGCGGCGCAGGAGCTCTCCTCGGACCCCGAGGAGTTCTTCTGCCTCAGCTTGGCGGCGCACCTCAAGAGACTTGTGCCCGGCGAACGAAGCATCGCCAGGATGAagatgctggagacactgcacaACTTGGAGTTTGGCGACAACATCGGAGAGGCCGCGCTCGGAGAACCCTAA